From Domibacillus sp. DTU_2020_1001157_1_SI_ALB_TIR_016, a single genomic window includes:
- a CDS encoding BMP family ABC transporter substrate-binding protein — MVKRGRIILAAALSAAVAILVMVSLKAEEIVQKETAVQTEKKVKVYILTADAIEDQSWSSLAYKGMLQIEDEFPVEAKLVSEIRSEAQMRKIIDQAVQSGAKVIIGHGREYSLPFDKAAADYPDVQFANLNGESKEKNHTAYMYKQNSVDIERIAALAAAMKTKTNKIGLIDPIEDRLFHPGFEKGLKKAAPQADFYYKVVGDWEDGTKAVQIAKEMIDDGVDVLYSRGNEFNRAVIDYALKRGVYVIGYMDDQSYMGKEVVLTSVVNDIPQVYKAIMDDYFSREGMPGGIAMLTNEDGVYSLAPLGPMYTEKEKQRIQEETDTLN, encoded by the coding sequence ATGGTCAAACGGGGAAGGATTATTTTAGCGGCAGCTTTAAGTGCAGCTGTCGCGATCCTGGTTATGGTCAGTTTAAAAGCAGAAGAGATTGTACAGAAGGAAACAGCCGTTCAAACAGAAAAAAAGGTGAAAGTTTATATTTTAACAGCTGATGCCATAGAAGACCAAAGCTGGAGCAGTCTTGCTTATAAAGGAATGCTTCAAATAGAAGATGAGTTTCCCGTTGAGGCGAAACTGGTGAGTGAGATACGGTCCGAGGCGCAAATGAGGAAAATCATTGACCAGGCCGTTCAAAGTGGAGCAAAAGTCATTATTGGCCACGGACGCGAGTACAGCCTGCCTTTTGATAAAGCGGCCGCCGATTATCCAGATGTGCAGTTTGCAAATTTAAATGGTGAGTCAAAAGAAAAGAACCATACTGCTTATATGTACAAGCAGAATTCGGTTGATATTGAGCGAATCGCCGCTTTGGCTGCTGCTATGAAAACAAAAACGAATAAAATAGGCCTTATCGATCCGATAGAAGACCGGCTGTTTCATCCTGGATTTGAAAAAGGGCTTAAAAAAGCGGCTCCACAGGCGGATTTTTACTATAAGGTTGTGGGTGATTGGGAAGATGGGACAAAAGCCGTTCAAATAGCCAAAGAAATGATTGACGATGGAGTGGACGTTCTTTACTCTAGAGGGAATGAGTTTAACAGGGCGGTCATTGATTATGCATTGAAGCGGGGAGTTTACGTAATCGGCTATATGGATGATCAGTCTTACATGGGAAAAGAGGTTGTCCTAACCAGTGTAGTGAACGATATACCACAAGTTTACAAGGCGATCATGGATGATTATTTCAGCCGGGAAGGGATGCCCGGCGGGATTGCCATGTTAACCAATGAGGACGGCGTGTATTCCCTTGCGCCGCTTGGCCCCATGTATACAGAAAAAGAAAAGCAGCGGATTCAAGAGGAAACGGACACGTTGAACTGA